The following coding sequences are from one Scylla paramamosain isolate STU-SP2022 chromosome 21, ASM3559412v1, whole genome shotgun sequence window:
- the LOC135111232 gene encoding bis(5'-nucleosyl)-tetraphosphatase [asymmetrical]-like isoform X6, which translates to MLSNNMSREVRAAGLIIFRRATSGVEYLLLQSSRKERHWTPPKGHVDPGENELQAAFRETEEEAGLQEEDIGVIEGFESVLKYTVNNRPKTVVYWAAELKNTTAPVVLSDEHVDFRWAGLAEACALAAFPEMVSSLQKCDTFLQDYLS; encoded by the exons ATGCTTTCT AACAACATGAGCAGGGAGGTCAGAGCTGCTGGACTGATCATTTTCCGCAGAGCCACGTCAGGAGTGGAGTACCTCCTGCTTCAGTCATCTAGGAAGGAGAGGCACTGGACACCACCCAAAG GCCATGTGGATCCTGGAGAAAATGAACTGCAAGCTGCCTTTagggaaacagaagaggaggcaggACTCCAGGAGGAGGACATAGGTGTGATTGAAGGTTTTGAAAGTGTATTGAAG TACACAGTGAACAACAGACCTAAGACAGTTGTTTACTGGGCAGCTGAACTGAAGAACACCACAGCACCAGTAGTCTTGTCTGACGAGCACGTGGACTTCCGCTGGGCTGGATTGGCAGAGGCATGTGCTCTTGCCGCCTTCCCTGAGATGGTCTCTTCCCTTCAGAAATGTGACACTTTTCTTCAAGACTATTTGAGTTAG
- the LOC135111232 gene encoding bis(5'-nucleosyl)-tetraphosphatase [asymmetrical]-like isoform X1, which produces MCIPNIPVVIINGSPILFQTHHKFLNNMSREVRAAGLIIFRRATSGVEYLLLQSSRKERHWTPPKGHVDPGENELQAAFRETEEEAGLQEEDIGVIEGFESVLKYTVNNRPKTVVYWAAELKNTTAPVVLSDEHVDFRWAGLAEACALAAFPEMVSSLQKCDTFLQDYLS; this is translated from the exons ATGTGCATTCCCAACATCCCAGTGGTCATCATCAATGGTTCCCCCATCCTTTTCCAAACCCATCACAAGTTTCTG AACAACATGAGCAGGGAGGTCAGAGCTGCTGGACTGATCATTTTCCGCAGAGCCACGTCAGGAGTGGAGTACCTCCTGCTTCAGTCATCTAGGAAGGAGAGGCACTGGACACCACCCAAAG GCCATGTGGATCCTGGAGAAAATGAACTGCAAGCTGCCTTTagggaaacagaagaggaggcaggACTCCAGGAGGAGGACATAGGTGTGATTGAAGGTTTTGAAAGTGTATTGAAG TACACAGTGAACAACAGACCTAAGACAGTTGTTTACTGGGCAGCTGAACTGAAGAACACCACAGCACCAGTAGTCTTGTCTGACGAGCACGTGGACTTCCGCTGGGCTGGATTGGCAGAGGCATGTGCTCTTGCCGCCTTCCCTGAGATGGTCTCTTCCCTTCAGAAATGTGACACTTTTCTTCAAGACTATTTGAGTTAG
- the LOC135111232 gene encoding bis(5'-nucleosyl)-tetraphosphatase [asymmetrical]-like isoform X4, translated as MCIPNIPVNNMSREVRAAGLIIFRRATSGVEYLLLQSSRKERHWTPPKGHVDPGENELQAAFRETEEEAGLQEEDIGVIEGFESVLKYTVNNRPKTVVYWAAELKNTTAPVVLSDEHVDFRWAGLAEACALAAFPEMVSSLQKCDTFLQDYLS; from the exons ATGTGCATTCCCAACATCCCAGTG AACAACATGAGCAGGGAGGTCAGAGCTGCTGGACTGATCATTTTCCGCAGAGCCACGTCAGGAGTGGAGTACCTCCTGCTTCAGTCATCTAGGAAGGAGAGGCACTGGACACCACCCAAAG GCCATGTGGATCCTGGAGAAAATGAACTGCAAGCTGCCTTTagggaaacagaagaggaggcaggACTCCAGGAGGAGGACATAGGTGTGATTGAAGGTTTTGAAAGTGTATTGAAG TACACAGTGAACAACAGACCTAAGACAGTTGTTTACTGGGCAGCTGAACTGAAGAACACCACAGCACCAGTAGTCTTGTCTGACGAGCACGTGGACTTCCGCTGGGCTGGATTGGCAGAGGCATGTGCTCTTGCCGCCTTCCCTGAGATGGTCTCTTCCCTTCAGAAATGTGACACTTTTCTTCAAGACTATTTGAGTTAG
- the LOC135111232 gene encoding bis(5'-nucleosyl)-tetraphosphatase [asymmetrical]-like isoform X3 translates to MLSVLYLNNNMSREVRAAGLIIFRRATSGVEYLLLQSSRKERHWTPPKGHVDPGENELQAAFRETEEEAGLQEEDIGVIEGFESVLKYTVNNRPKTVVYWAAELKNTTAPVVLSDEHVDFRWAGLAEACALAAFPEMVSSLQKCDTFLQDYLS, encoded by the exons ATGCTTTCTGTGCTTTACCTGAAT AACAACATGAGCAGGGAGGTCAGAGCTGCTGGACTGATCATTTTCCGCAGAGCCACGTCAGGAGTGGAGTACCTCCTGCTTCAGTCATCTAGGAAGGAGAGGCACTGGACACCACCCAAAG GCCATGTGGATCCTGGAGAAAATGAACTGCAAGCTGCCTTTagggaaacagaagaggaggcaggACTCCAGGAGGAGGACATAGGTGTGATTGAAGGTTTTGAAAGTGTATTGAAG TACACAGTGAACAACAGACCTAAGACAGTTGTTTACTGGGCAGCTGAACTGAAGAACACCACAGCACCAGTAGTCTTGTCTGACGAGCACGTGGACTTCCGCTGGGCTGGATTGGCAGAGGCATGTGCTCTTGCCGCCTTCCCTGAGATGGTCTCTTCCCTTCAGAAATGTGACACTTTTCTTCAAGACTATTTGAGTTAG
- the LOC135111232 gene encoding bis(5'-nucleosyl)-tetraphosphatase [asymmetrical]-like isoform X2 — translation MLCVLGSSLIRVYNNMSREVRAAGLIIFRRATSGVEYLLLQSSRKERHWTPPKGHVDPGENELQAAFRETEEEAGLQEEDIGVIEGFESVLKYTVNNRPKTVVYWAAELKNTTAPVVLSDEHVDFRWAGLAEACALAAFPEMVSSLQKCDTFLQDYLS, via the exons ATGCTGTGTGTACTGGGTAGTAGTCTCATACGAGTATAC AACAACATGAGCAGGGAGGTCAGAGCTGCTGGACTGATCATTTTCCGCAGAGCCACGTCAGGAGTGGAGTACCTCCTGCTTCAGTCATCTAGGAAGGAGAGGCACTGGACACCACCCAAAG GCCATGTGGATCCTGGAGAAAATGAACTGCAAGCTGCCTTTagggaaacagaagaggaggcaggACTCCAGGAGGAGGACATAGGTGTGATTGAAGGTTTTGAAAGTGTATTGAAG TACACAGTGAACAACAGACCTAAGACAGTTGTTTACTGGGCAGCTGAACTGAAGAACACCACAGCACCAGTAGTCTTGTCTGACGAGCACGTGGACTTCCGCTGGGCTGGATTGGCAGAGGCATGTGCTCTTGCCGCCTTCCCTGAGATGGTCTCTTCCCTTCAGAAATGTGACACTTTTCTTCAAGACTATTTGAGTTAG
- the LOC135111232 gene encoding bis(5'-nucleosyl)-tetraphosphatase [asymmetrical]-like isoform X5 — protein sequence MCQNNMSREVRAAGLIIFRRATSGVEYLLLQSSRKERHWTPPKGHVDPGENELQAAFRETEEEAGLQEEDIGVIEGFESVLKYTVNNRPKTVVYWAAELKNTTAPVVLSDEHVDFRWAGLAEACALAAFPEMVSSLQKCDTFLQDYLS from the exons ATGTGCCAG AACAACATGAGCAGGGAGGTCAGAGCTGCTGGACTGATCATTTTCCGCAGAGCCACGTCAGGAGTGGAGTACCTCCTGCTTCAGTCATCTAGGAAGGAGAGGCACTGGACACCACCCAAAG GCCATGTGGATCCTGGAGAAAATGAACTGCAAGCTGCCTTTagggaaacagaagaggaggcaggACTCCAGGAGGAGGACATAGGTGTGATTGAAGGTTTTGAAAGTGTATTGAAG TACACAGTGAACAACAGACCTAAGACAGTTGTTTACTGGGCAGCTGAACTGAAGAACACCACAGCACCAGTAGTCTTGTCTGACGAGCACGTGGACTTCCGCTGGGCTGGATTGGCAGAGGCATGTGCTCTTGCCGCCTTCCCTGAGATGGTCTCTTCCCTTCAGAAATGTGACACTTTTCTTCAAGACTATTTGAGTTAG
- the LOC135111232 gene encoding bis(5'-nucleosyl)-tetraphosphatase [asymmetrical]-like isoform X7 — MSREVRAAGLIIFRRATSGVEYLLLQSSRKERHWTPPKGHVDPGENELQAAFRETEEEAGLQEEDIGVIEGFESVLKYTVNNRPKTVVYWAAELKNTTAPVVLSDEHVDFRWAGLAEACALAAFPEMVSSLQKCDTFLQDYLS, encoded by the exons ATGAGCAGGGAGGTCAGAGCTGCTGGACTGATCATTTTCCGCAGAGCCACGTCAGGAGTGGAGTACCTCCTGCTTCAGTCATCTAGGAAGGAGAGGCACTGGACACCACCCAAAG GCCATGTGGATCCTGGAGAAAATGAACTGCAAGCTGCCTTTagggaaacagaagaggaggcaggACTCCAGGAGGAGGACATAGGTGTGATTGAAGGTTTTGAAAGTGTATTGAAG TACACAGTGAACAACAGACCTAAGACAGTTGTTTACTGGGCAGCTGAACTGAAGAACACCACAGCACCAGTAGTCTTGTCTGACGAGCACGTGGACTTCCGCTGGGCTGGATTGGCAGAGGCATGTGCTCTTGCCGCCTTCCCTGAGATGGTCTCTTCCCTTCAGAAATGTGACACTTTTCTTCAAGACTATTTGAGTTAG